CGCGTAACGGTTGCCCGTCCCCCGTTCCTCCCCGAGGAGCGTGAGCGTCCCGTTCCCATCGAGGCGGAACTTGAAGTCCAGCTCGGTCACGTTCCGCGTGACGACGACGAACGAGATGATCTCGCCCGCATCGAACAGGATCCTTTCGTGGCCCGAAGATTCGCCGCTGCCCCCGCGACCGCCCTCCGGGCAGCAGCCGACGCGGACGTCCTGACCCGCCACGCGCTCGTCGACGTTGAAGACGCGGAAGGATCCGCCCCCGCCGCCGCCGGACCCGCCGAACTTACCTTTCGACTCCCGCACGAGCATGAACTGAAAGCCCGTCGGCGAGCCCTCGGACTTGTAGGAGCCGCGCTCCCGCAGGGTGAGGTTCGACGGTTCGTCCACGCGGAACCGCACCTGGTTCCAACCCGTTCCGTCCACGTCGCTCATCGTGAAGCGGCGCTCGTACGCCACGACGCCCCCGATCGAGGGCGCGGCGGCGCTCGCCGGCGCGTCGCCTCCCGAAGCCGGTCCGATGGCGCCCTCCCGTTGCGCCGAACCGTCGGCGGCATCCCCTTCCGCGGCCGCGAGGCATCCGGCGAAGGCGAGCGGGATCACGAGGAGCACGGCGAGGGTCCGGCGCATGACCTCGGAAACGACATGTCAAGGATAACCGTTCTCGGGACGATGCTGTATCGTCCGCCCGCGAACGACAATCCTTAAAGGTCGACCCCGGGATGAGCGCGCATGCCCTTCGACATCGAGGACAACACGTTCCTGCTCGCGGGCCCCGTGAAGATGCACCCGCGCGTCCTCGCCGCCATGAGCCGCCCGGCGATGGCCCACCGCGACGCGCAATTCACCGCCGTCAACAAGGAGATCCATGAACTCTTGAAGATGGTCTTCCAGGCGCCGAAGCACGACACGGTCCTCATGACCGGGTCCGGCACCGCCGGCATGGACGCGGCCGCGCTCTCGCTCCTCAAGAAGGGCGAGAAGGCCGTCGCGATCGAGAACGGGAAGTTCGGCAACCGCTTCGCGAAGCTCGCCGAGATGTACGGGGACACGAAGGTCGTGAAGGCCCCGGGCTACGGCGTGCCCATCCCGCTCGACACCATCCGCAAGGCGATCGCGGAAACGAAGCCGAAGGCCGTCTTCCTCACGCACAACGAGTCCAGCGTCGGCTTCACGTGGCCGCTCAAGGACATCGCCGCGATCGCGAAGGAGCACGGCGCCCTCGTCGTCGCGGACTGCATCACGAGCGTCGGCGGCATGGACGTCAAGGTCGCCGACTGGGGCGTCGACGTCGCGATCGTCGGCAGCCAGAAGTGCCTCGGGGCGCCGAGCGGCCTCGTCGCCCTCGCCGTGAGCCAGGAAGCCCAGGCGAAGATGCACAAGGACGCCGGCTACTACCTCAACCTCCCGCGCTGGATCGCGAAGGGCAAGGAAGCCGACACGCCCTTCACGCCCGCGATCCCCCTCCACCTCGCCTTCCTCGAAGCCCTCCGCATCATCAAGCACGAAGGCCTCGAGAACCGCATCGCGAAGGTCAAGAGCCAGGCCGACGCCACGCGCGCCGCCGGCGAAGCGATGGGCCTCGAGCTCTTCATCGAGGCCGGCTACCGCAGCGACACCGTCACCGCGTTCCGCTACCCCGCGGGCGTGGACGACTCGAAGTTCCGCAAGGCCCTCAAGGAGATGGGCGTCGTCATCGGCGGCGGCCAGGACGAGGTCAAGGGCAAGATCTTCCGCATCGGCCACATGGGCACCGTGAGCCACGTCGAGATCGCGGGCGCGTTCATGGCGATCGAGAAGACGCTCGCCGCGATGGGCGCGAGCGTGAAGAAGGGCGCTTGGAGCGGTGTTTTCTAGCCGAGCCTTCGGCCTTCGCTCGCTACGCTCGCTGCGGCCTACGGCTCGGAGCACACTCCGTCACACGGAAAACCCCCCGCTCGCGCTTCGCGCTCGCTACGGGTTTCCGTGCGACTCCGTGCGCCAGGGGGCCGCTTCGCGCCCCCTGGACCCCCCAGACCAGGGGCTCAGCCCCTGGGCCCCGCTCGCGCGCGTCGGTCGCTGCGGCCTACGGCTCGGGGCACACGCCGTCACACGGAAAACCCCCCGCTCGCGCTTCGCGCTCGCTACGGGTTTCCGTGCGACGCAGTGGGCCAGGGGGCCGCTTCGCGCCCCCTGGACCCCGCAAACGCGCTCGCTTTCCGGGCCGCCCGGTGACGAGCACACTCCGTTGGTGTCGGTTGGGGACGATCCGAACGAGATTCATCGCGCGCCGGCAACGCGCGCTTCGCGTGGACAAGGCCTGGTGACGGGGGCATGCGGGGTCGGGCGACGCACGGCTGACGCGCGTTGTCCCGAGGTCGCGCGAAACCATGGGACAGGTGGACTGTCACGTGCTTCGGCGCGGCTCAACCACGTGACAGTCCACGTGGCCTGTTGGCTATTTATCCCTCTTTCTTGCGGATCTCCGCGATCGC
Above is a genomic segment from Candidatus Thermoplasmatota archaeon containing:
- a CDS encoding alanine--glyoxylate aminotransferase family protein, whose protein sequence is MPFDIEDNTFLLAGPVKMHPRVLAAMSRPAMAHRDAQFTAVNKEIHELLKMVFQAPKHDTVLMTGSGTAGMDAAALSLLKKGEKAVAIENGKFGNRFAKLAEMYGDTKVVKAPGYGVPIPLDTIRKAIAETKPKAVFLTHNESSVGFTWPLKDIAAIAKEHGALVVADCITSVGGMDVKVADWGVDVAIVGSQKCLGAPSGLVALAVSQEAQAKMHKDAGYYLNLPRWIAKGKEADTPFTPAIPLHLAFLEALRIIKHEGLENRIAKVKSQADATRAAGEAMGLELFIEAGYRSDTVTAFRYPAGVDDSKFRKALKEMGVVIGGGQDEVKGKIFRIGHMGTVSHVEIAGAFMAIEKTLAAMGASVKKGAWSGVF